From Methylococcus capsulatus:
TCGGAGAACTTGCGGACGATGGCACGGAGTTTCCAACCGTCGAGGAACTCGTCCTCGCCTTCGCGCAGGTGCAGGGTCACGCGGGTGCCGCGTTCAGGTCGCGTCAGGGTCTCCAGGGTGTAACTGCCTTCGCCGGACGATTCCCAACGCACGCCTTCCTCGGCCGGGACGCCGGCCTTGCGGGTTTCCAGTACTACTCTGTCGGCCACGATGAATGCGGAATAGAAGCCCACGCCGAACTGGCCGATCAGCTGGCTGTCCTTGGCTTCATCGCCGGTCAGCGATTCGAAGAAATGCCGGGTGCCGGAACGGGCGATGGTGCCGATGTTGTGCTGCACTTCCTCGCGCGTCATACCGATACCGTTATCGCTGATGCTTACCGTGCGGGCGGCTTTATCGAACTCGATCCGCACCCGCAGACGGCTGTCGCCTTCGTACAGCGCATCGTTGCCCAGCGCACTGAAGCGCAGCTTGTCGGCGGCGTCGGAGGCGTTGGAAATCAACTCGCGCAGAAAAATTTCCTTGTTGCCGTACAGGGAGTGGATCATGAGGTGAAGCAGTTGTTTGACTTCTGCTTCGAAGCCCAAAGTTACGCGGTTTTCGGCTTCGGTCATGGCGATGTGCTTCCTTTTGCGGAAATAGGGATAGGAGTTTTTGCGCTCACCGAAATGGAGGCGTCCGATCAGGATTTCAATACCGCCGGTCGTTCGCCGACCCCGCGTGAGTCAGCACCCCGTCCCTTCCAAGTCTTCGAACGGCTCGAGCTCCAATCCGCTGGAAGCTTTTCCCGCTGTCCGGAGATTGACCGGTTTGGGGGCAGCGCACAGCGCTTCGATTTCTGGGTGCAGGTGTGTCAGGTGCCTGTCGCTGTCGGCACCCGGTGAAACGATGTTGAATTTCGGGTCGTACACGTCGATCCCGCCCACCACGCGCTGGAGACCGGGCATGGTAAAGCTGGAGCGTCGTCATTTTTTGCGAAACCCGACGGGACATCCCCGTCACCCTTGGGAGCAAATTGTGGCGACGTCTTTGCCTCCGGCATCGAAGTGGCGGTCGCGACGAAGAGGGTGCCGACGAAGCTCTCGTTCCAGCCCATGGTTTCGGCCAGCGTCATGCCGATGGAAGGCAGCCAGACACCCGCGCGACGACTACGGCGGCGGCCCCGAGATACCATGTCACCACCCGGTACAGGCGGATGTCAGGATATCGTTCGGTCATGCCTTCGGTGAAGGCCGCCGTTTGCTCCCGCTCATAAAGGAACACGGCCCGCATCGAGAACAGGTACAGCAGGCCGAGCAGGATGATGCTAAAGCCCGACGAGAGCAGATGGCCCTGGCTGGTGCGGCGGTAGACCGATTCGTGCCGATACAGGAAATCCAGGGCGGCGAGGATGGCAAGGTTGAATACGGCAGCTCCCCAGCACGTCGCCCGCTGCGACGTGCGGCGTCCTGGCAGCGGTTACGGCGCTGATACCGGTGATTCAGTTCCGGCAACGAAGTCGCCCTCCCCACCAGGATGAGGCCGATCCAGCTGCCTGAGAGGCCGGCCTCTCTGCGATCACATCGCCGTCGCGGGAGAGCCGGCTTCCCGCGACGCAGAGCAGGAAGTCCGCCCATGGAGTCAGCAATTCCGGCGCAGCCACCCGGCGGCCTTGTTCTCACGAGCTAGGATGCCGCTTCGCGGATCACCGCTTTGACCTCCTCGCCGCTCACGACTTCCTTTTCCCGGAGCAGGGTGGCGAGCTTGTCCAGCGTGGCGCGGCGCTGGGTGAGGATTTCGCGCACGCGCTCTAAACCTTCTTCGACCAGTTCCCGTACCTCGTTGTCGATCAGTCGTGCCGTTTCCTCACTGAAGTTGCGTTCTTCTGTACCCTCGACGTTGAGGTAGGCGAGCTGTTGGCGGCGGCCGTAGGTAAGGGGGCCGAGTGATTTGCTCATCCCGAGCCTGCAGACCATGGTACGGGCAATCTCGGAGGCCTTTTCCAGGTCGTTCTGGGCGCCGCTGGAGGATTCGCCGAACACCAGCTCCTCGGCGGTGCGGCCGCCCAGCAGGATGGCGATCTGGTCCTTCAGTTCCTGTTCAGTCGACAGGAATTTCTCTTCGACCGGCAACTGCAGGGTGAAGCCCAAGGCCGCCGCCCCGCGGGGAATGATCGACACCTTGTGCACGGGTTCGCCAGTCGGCACGATCTCGGCGACCAGGGCATGGCCGGATTCGTGCACGGCCACGCGGTGCTTCTCGGCATCGCTGAGCAGCCGGCTTTTCTTCTCCGGGCCCGCCAGGATACGGTCGATGGCGGCCTCGAAGTCCGCCATGCCGATGGCGGACTTGTTTGCGCGCACAGCGATGATGGCGGCTTCATTGGCGGCGTTCGCCAGATCGGCGCCGACAAAGCCGGGTGTGCGCTGGGCGACCACCCGCAGATCGACGTCCGCCGCCAGTTTCATGTTGCGGGTATGGAGTTTGAGAATGGCGACCCGATCCTCCAGTCCAGGTTTGTCCACCACGATCTGGCGGTCGAAACGGCCGGAGCGGAGCAGGGCCTTGTCCAGGATTTCCGGGCGGTTGGTGGCGGCCATCACGGCGACGCCGACCGAGGGATCGAAGCCGTCCATTTCAGTCAGCAGCTGATTGAGGGTTTGCTCGCGTTCGTCATGACCGCCCATCACCACCGGACCGCCACGGGATCTGCCGATGGCGTCCAGCTCGTCGATGAAGATGATGCAAGGGGCGTTCTGGCGGGCCTGTTCGAACAGGTCGCGAACCCGTGCGGCGCCAACCCCCACGAAAAGCTCGATGAACTCTGAACCGCTGATGTTGAAGAACGGGACCCCGGCTTCGCCGGCGACGGCGCGGGCCAGCAGCGTCTTGCCGGTGCCGGGCGGCCCGACCAGCAGCACGCCCTTAGGCATGCGCCCCCCGAGGCTCTGGATCCGGGTGGGGTTCTGCAGGAACTCGATGGTTTCCCGCAGCTCTTGCTTGGCTTCTTCGGCCCCGGCCACATCATCGAATGTGACTTTGGCAGCGGTGTCGGCCTGGATTCTGGTTTTCTTGCCGATGCTCAGGAACCCACGCCCCCCGGTCATGCGCCGCGCCATCCAGGTCCAGAACAGGGTCAGCAGGGCGATGGGGATCACCCAGTTGAAGATCAAGCTGCTGAACCAGTTGCTGCCATAGCGGACCGTGTATTTCACGCCGTTTTTTTCCAGTTCCGCGGCGAGTTCGTGGTTCCACAGTGGCACAGTGATGAAGGGTCTGGCTGATTCGCCTTCGGCTTCGGGCTTGAGGGTGCCCGAAATGGCCTGCTCGGTGACCACGGCCTGTTCCACCCTGCCTTCGGACACCGCCTTCAGGAACTCGCTGTAAGGAATTTCCTCGTTACGGAGGGTCTGGTACCCATTCAGCAAGTACAGAGTCGACAGTACCAGCAGTAGATACAGGATCAGGTTGTTGCGGCGGCGGGTGCCATCGGGCCCTTCGCCCGAGAGGCCGGCTTCGCTTTTCGCCCGCTGCCAGAGATCGCTCAAGGTGTCGAACAGCTTGCGGGGCGGGGCGGAATGCTGGGAGTGTTTGACCATGGGTGTCTCCGGTTAAGGCTGCATGAGGTGTGGGACAGTGGGTTCCGCTGGGGAGATTCTAGTGCTTGTGGGGCCGGATTGCTGCATGGAATGGCCTTCCTTGCCATGGTTTTTTCCTCCGCAGTCGTTTCCAGATGGGTTCCTGCTTAATCAGCCGCGCGGCACCAGCAGCGGATTGATTCCCAGCCGCCGATAACCCCCTTCGGCCATGAGGAGATCCAGGGCCAGGCTGGCGATGTCGTCGGCGAAGGGATCGACACCGGGGTCCTTGTTGCGATCCATGATCTTCAGGTAGGTCCAGCAGGCGCTGCAGCCTTCCGCCTTCACTGCAGCGTTCCCGGCCTCGATTGTGAAATACGCCACGTCCCGGCCCGAGCCACAATGGACGCAGAGAATGCGCGGCCGGTGCCATTCGCAGCCACAGAGGCCGCACACCAAGTAGCGCAGACCGTGGACCGCCCCGCCCGTTTGCAGGAGAGACGCGACCGGCAGCGTGCCGCAGACCGGGCATACAGAGCCTGTCTGGGGCAGGCCGATATCTTCTCTTGGCAGACGTGCTGCGAGCGAAGTCATGTGGACCTGCAGGGCAGCGGCCACGAGTGGGACGATCCCGGTATCGGTGTGGTCGAAATCGCCTGCCAGAACCCGGCCGCCCCATGCTGCCAGTTCGTCGTCCGCTGCTCGCCGGAGGCGGTCCAGCAATGATGCGAGCTCGGCTTTTCCCGGGCTCAGCCGGTCGGCGATCGACCTCAGCGTTGTCCGCCAGCCAGGACTTTCCGGCAGCCGGGATATAGTCATCGGCAGCGCTGCGGCCACGTTGTCCCAGACGCCGGCCTGGATGTCGGCCAGCTCGGCCATGAGGTCGAGATAGCCAGCCAGCGGGGAAGATACCCGTGCCAACAGGCGGAAGCGGGCCGCACGATGGTCGAACGGCCTGTCGGTGGTAGGGAGGCGGACGGTGGGGATTTCGGTGCCGCTGGTGGCGGACGGCTGGCTTTTCATGGGATGTGAGGTGTGGGGGTGATTCGATACGCCCACGGCCGGATGTCGTCCGACCGTTCCGGTCAGTGTTTCTCCCCACCCGGTTCTTCGGCATTTTTCTGCAGGCTGCGCTGCACCGCGGCGAATGCCTTGAGCCGTTCTTCCACCTTCCGGTTCAGCGAGCCTTCCGGAAACACGCCG
This genomic window contains:
- the ftsH gene encoding ATP-dependent zinc metalloprotease FtsH; this translates as MVKHSQHSAPPRKLFDTLSDLWQRAKSEAGLSGEGPDGTRRRNNLILYLLLVLSTLYLLNGYQTLRNEEIPYSEFLKAVSEGRVEQAVVTEQAISGTLKPEAEGESARPFITVPLWNHELAAELEKNGVKYTVRYGSNWFSSLIFNWVIPIALLTLFWTWMARRMTGGRGFLSIGKKTRIQADTAAKVTFDDVAGAEEAKQELRETIEFLQNPTRIQSLGGRMPKGVLLVGPPGTGKTLLARAVAGEAGVPFFNISGSEFIELFVGVGAARVRDLFEQARQNAPCIIFIDELDAIGRSRGGPVVMGGHDEREQTLNQLLTEMDGFDPSVGVAVMAATNRPEILDKALLRSGRFDRQIVVDKPGLEDRVAILKLHTRNMKLAADVDLRVVAQRTPGFVGADLANAANEAAIIAVRANKSAIGMADFEAAIDRILAGPEKKSRLLSDAEKHRVAVHESGHALVAEIVPTGEPVHKVSIIPRGAAALGFTLQLPVEEKFLSTEQELKDQIAILLGGRTAEELVFGESSSGAQNDLEKASEIARTMVCRLGMSKSLGPLTYGRRQQLAYLNVEGTEERNFSEETARLIDNEVRELVEEGLERVREILTQRRATLDKLATLLREKEVVSGEEVKAVIREAAS
- the fdhE gene encoding formate dehydrogenase accessory protein FdhE, encoding MKSQPSATSGTEIPTVRLPTTDRPFDHRAARFRLLARVSSPLAGYLDLMAELADIQAGVWDNVAAALPMTISRLPESPGWRTTLRSIADRLSPGKAELASLLDRLRRAADDELAAWGGRVLAGDFDHTDTGIVPLVAAALQVHMTSLAARLPREDIGLPQTGSVCPVCGTLPVASLLQTGGAVHGLRYLVCGLCGCEWHRPRILCVHCGSGRDVAYFTIEAGNAAVKAEGCSACWTYLKIMDRNKDPGVDPFADDIASLALDLLMAEGGYRRLGINPLLVPRG